The Urbifossiella limnaea nucleotide sequence TTCCCGTTCGGCAAGCTCGGCCAGGACGGCAGCCTCCTCGACATCGCGGAAGAGGCCGGCGTGCAGATCAACCACTCGTGCGGCGGCGTGTGCGCGTGCTCGACGTGCCACGTGTACGTGCAGGCGGGCGGGACGTCGTGCAGCCGCGCGACCGACGACGAGGAGGACGAGCTGGACAAGGCGCCGGCGCTGACGCCGGACTCGCGGCTGAGCTGCCAGTGCGTGCCGGACGGCAGCGCCGACCTCGTGGTGCTGATCCCGAAGTGGAACCGCAACCAGGTCAAGGAAGGCCATCACTGACCGCCCCCGCCGCTTGCGGCGTAGCGCCGCGGCGCTACGCCGCAAGCGGCGGACCTACAGCTTCCCCCGAACCTCCTCCCGCGCCGCGTACACCTTCCGCACCGCGGCCGCGACGCGAAGCACGTCCTCTTCATCCCCCCACAGCACCGGGTGGTGCAGCCCCACGCAGCCGAGCCCCGCCGCGGTCACCTCCGGCCGCTCGCCCGCGGCGCGGAAGCGCGACGGCGACCGACCCAGGTGCAGGCTC carries:
- a CDS encoding 2Fe-2S iron-sulfur cluster-binding protein, with the translated sequence MAGVNPYIQKAEAAKARTPFTVTYVDEETGARTEVRVDPATFPFGKLGQDGSLLDIAEEAGVQINHSCGGVCACSTCHVYVQAGGTSCSRATDDEEDELDKAPALTPDSRLSCQCVPDGSADLVVLIPKWNRNQVKEGHH